One window of Quercus robur chromosome 12, dhQueRobu3.1, whole genome shotgun sequence genomic DNA carries:
- the LOC126710590 gene encoding uncharacterized protein LOC126710590 isoform X1 produces MLGHEGETPSRYELLNMVKKHSNSLGQTELLMDQQQQDGAPDDVELDQLFWHDILDLYFVRGKESRGRQDDDLLFFIRKLGSQGYGFNDNLEAIAPYFVRRWAPKLDTLVGEISVEVDWRRSFYLNLIAHTTFTVTVAICSHEDLRNHQSGQDKPLSPIYKVVKTVYASPSRVNFHLDSKKEVETTPAYPDICFAVDDFDSTFDAVVLTEIDHCYCVLLNAHGGAAFPSEDAHCGAASSSEKESQDSSSSDTSSLRVDTNSGKTKNTKLTLFSGFVSYQMVRDAYDAGKSRFGSLLSLGHSPGKTDRLYMKGPGGRGEVEVAVSGVVEIVSNTEPRSAISDQSQEDSGPFSPVMSKRGFGIGSIFRKAASVASVAAKHAYAAAASSSTSSDDEMVPLKCCLMSISLPWEHIAYDMLFKGSPPVNL; encoded by the exons ATGCTCGGACACGAAGGAGAAACCCCGTCCAG GTACGAATTGTTGAACATGGTGAAGAAACACTCAAACTCGTTAGGGCAAACAGAACTATTAATGGACCAACAACAACAAGACGGTGCTCCAGACGACGTCGAATTGGATCAGCTGTTTTGGCACGATATCTTGGATTTGTATTTTGTTCGCGGCAAAGAGTCTAGGGGTCGCCAAGACGAcgatcttttatttttcatcagGAAATTG GGGTCCCAAGGATATGGATTCAATGACAATTTGGAAGCTATTGCTCCTTACTTTGTTCGCAGGTGGGCACCTaag TTGGATACGTTAGTCGGTGAGATTTCTGTTGAAGTGGATTGGAGGCGATCATTTTACTTGAACTTGATTGCTCACACTACATTCACTGTGACAGTGGCTATTTGCAg TCATGAGGACCTTCGGAATCATCAATCTGGGCAAGACAAACCATTGTCACCTATATATAAG GTTGTTAAAACGGTTTATGCATCCCCAAGTCGTGTCAATTTTCATTTGGATTCCAAAAAG GAAGTGGAGACAACACCTGCCTATCCAGATATCTGTTTTGCAGTTGATGACTTTGATTCTACCTTTGATGCAGTG GTATTGACGGAAATAGACCATTGCTATTGTGTACTTCTTAATGCACATGGCGGGGCGGCATTTCCTAGTGAAGATGCACATTGTGGGGCAGCATCTAGTAGTGAAAAGGAGTCTCAAGATTCCAGTTCCAGTGATACTTCCTCTTTGAGAGTTGATACTAATTCTGGAAAGACAAAAAATACTAAG CTTACTCTTTTCTCAGGATTTGTCAGCTATCAAATGGTTCGAGATGCATATGATG CTGGAAAATCACGATTTGGGAGCCTTTTATCGCTTGGTCATTCCCCTGGCAAAACAGACAGACTGTACATGAAAGGTCCTGGTGGACGTGGGGAAGTTGAAGTTGCTGTTTCTGGTGTTGTAG AGATTGTGTCAAATACTGAACCTAGAAGTGCTATATCAGATCAGAGCCAAGAGGATTCAGGACCTTTTTCACCAGTCATGTCGAAAAGAGGATTTGGGATTGGCTCAATTTTTCGGAAAGCAGCATCTGTTGCATCTGTGGCTGCAAAACATGCCTATGCAGCTGCTGCTTCCTCCAGCACAAGTTCTGATGATGAAATGGTGCCTCTGAAATGCTGCTTAATGTCCATTTCATTGCCCTGGGAACACATTGCTTATGACATGTTATTTAAG GGAAGTCCTCCGGTGAACCTGTAA
- the LOC126710590 gene encoding uncharacterized protein LOC126710590 isoform X3, with translation MLGHEGETPSRYELLNMVKKHSNSLGQTELLMDQQQQDGAPDDVELDQLFWHDILDLYFVRGKESRGRQDDDLLFFIRKLGSQGYGFNDNLEAIAPYFVRRWAPKLDTLVGEISVEVDWRRSFYLNLIAHTTFTVTVAICSHEDLRNHQSGQDKPLSPIYKVVKTVYASPSRVNFHLDSKKEVETTPAYPDICFAVDDFDSTFDAVVLTEIDHCYCVLLNAHGGAAFPSEDAHCGAASSSEKESQDSSSSDTSSLRVDTNSGKTKNTKLTLFSGFVSYQMVRDAYDAGKSRFGSLLSLGHSPGKTDRLYMKGPGGRGEVEVAVSGVVDDICRDCVKY, from the exons ATGCTCGGACACGAAGGAGAAACCCCGTCCAG GTACGAATTGTTGAACATGGTGAAGAAACACTCAAACTCGTTAGGGCAAACAGAACTATTAATGGACCAACAACAACAAGACGGTGCTCCAGACGACGTCGAATTGGATCAGCTGTTTTGGCACGATATCTTGGATTTGTATTTTGTTCGCGGCAAAGAGTCTAGGGGTCGCCAAGACGAcgatcttttatttttcatcagGAAATTG GGGTCCCAAGGATATGGATTCAATGACAATTTGGAAGCTATTGCTCCTTACTTTGTTCGCAGGTGGGCACCTaag TTGGATACGTTAGTCGGTGAGATTTCTGTTGAAGTGGATTGGAGGCGATCATTTTACTTGAACTTGATTGCTCACACTACATTCACTGTGACAGTGGCTATTTGCAg TCATGAGGACCTTCGGAATCATCAATCTGGGCAAGACAAACCATTGTCACCTATATATAAG GTTGTTAAAACGGTTTATGCATCCCCAAGTCGTGTCAATTTTCATTTGGATTCCAAAAAG GAAGTGGAGACAACACCTGCCTATCCAGATATCTGTTTTGCAGTTGATGACTTTGATTCTACCTTTGATGCAGTG GTATTGACGGAAATAGACCATTGCTATTGTGTACTTCTTAATGCACATGGCGGGGCGGCATTTCCTAGTGAAGATGCACATTGTGGGGCAGCATCTAGTAGTGAAAAGGAGTCTCAAGATTCCAGTTCCAGTGATACTTCCTCTTTGAGAGTTGATACTAATTCTGGAAAGACAAAAAATACTAAG CTTACTCTTTTCTCAGGATTTGTCAGCTATCAAATGGTTCGAGATGCATATGATG CTGGAAAATCACGATTTGGGAGCCTTTTATCGCTTGGTCATTCCCCTGGCAAAACAGACAGACTGTACATGAAAGGTCCTGGTGGACGTGGGGAAGTTGAAGTTGCTGTTTCTGGTGTTGTAG ATGATATATGCAGAGATTGTGTCAAATACTGA
- the LOC126710590 gene encoding uncharacterized protein LOC126710590 isoform X2: MLGHEGETPSRYELLNMVKKHSNSLGQTELLMDQQQQDGAPDDVELDQLFWHDILDLYFVRGKESRGRQDDDLLFFIRKLGSQGYGFNDNLEAIAPYFVRRWAPKLDTLVGEISVEVDWRRSFYLNLIAHTTFTVTVAICSHEDLRNHQSGQDKPLSPIYKVVKTVYASPSRVNFHLDSKKEVETTPAYPDICFAVDDFDSTFDAVVLTEIDHCYCVLLNAHGGAAFPSEDAHCGAASSSEKESQDSSSSDTSSLRVDTNSGKTKNTKLTLFSGFVSYQMVRDAYDAGKSRFGSLLSLGHSPGKTDRLYMKGPGGRGEVEVAVSGVVDQSQEDSGPFSPVMSKRGFGIGSIFRKAASVASVAAKHAYAAAASSSTSSDDEMVPLKCCLMSISLPWEHIAYDMLFKGSPPVNL; encoded by the exons ATGCTCGGACACGAAGGAGAAACCCCGTCCAG GTACGAATTGTTGAACATGGTGAAGAAACACTCAAACTCGTTAGGGCAAACAGAACTATTAATGGACCAACAACAACAAGACGGTGCTCCAGACGACGTCGAATTGGATCAGCTGTTTTGGCACGATATCTTGGATTTGTATTTTGTTCGCGGCAAAGAGTCTAGGGGTCGCCAAGACGAcgatcttttatttttcatcagGAAATTG GGGTCCCAAGGATATGGATTCAATGACAATTTGGAAGCTATTGCTCCTTACTTTGTTCGCAGGTGGGCACCTaag TTGGATACGTTAGTCGGTGAGATTTCTGTTGAAGTGGATTGGAGGCGATCATTTTACTTGAACTTGATTGCTCACACTACATTCACTGTGACAGTGGCTATTTGCAg TCATGAGGACCTTCGGAATCATCAATCTGGGCAAGACAAACCATTGTCACCTATATATAAG GTTGTTAAAACGGTTTATGCATCCCCAAGTCGTGTCAATTTTCATTTGGATTCCAAAAAG GAAGTGGAGACAACACCTGCCTATCCAGATATCTGTTTTGCAGTTGATGACTTTGATTCTACCTTTGATGCAGTG GTATTGACGGAAATAGACCATTGCTATTGTGTACTTCTTAATGCACATGGCGGGGCGGCATTTCCTAGTGAAGATGCACATTGTGGGGCAGCATCTAGTAGTGAAAAGGAGTCTCAAGATTCCAGTTCCAGTGATACTTCCTCTTTGAGAGTTGATACTAATTCTGGAAAGACAAAAAATACTAAG CTTACTCTTTTCTCAGGATTTGTCAGCTATCAAATGGTTCGAGATGCATATGATG CTGGAAAATCACGATTTGGGAGCCTTTTATCGCTTGGTCATTCCCCTGGCAAAACAGACAGACTGTACATGAAAGGTCCTGGTGGACGTGGGGAAGTTGAAGTTGCTGTTTCTGGTGTTGTAG ATCAGAGCCAAGAGGATTCAGGACCTTTTTCACCAGTCATGTCGAAAAGAGGATTTGGGATTGGCTCAATTTTTCGGAAAGCAGCATCTGTTGCATCTGTGGCTGCAAAACATGCCTATGCAGCTGCTGCTTCCTCCAGCACAAGTTCTGATGATGAAATGGTGCCTCTGAAATGCTGCTTAATGTCCATTTCATTGCCCTGGGAACACATTGCTTATGACATGTTATTTAAG GGAAGTCCTCCGGTGAACCTGTAA